The Polynucleobacter necessarius genome window below encodes:
- a CDS encoding arginine/lysine/ornithine decarboxylase, protein MKFRFPIIIIDEDFRSENISGSGIRDLAEAIENEGMEVIGLTSYGDLTSFAQQASRASTFIVSIDDEEFDADAEDHDLPALNNLRAFITEVRKRNEDIPIFLYGETRTSRHMPNDILRELHGFIHMNEDTPEFVARHIIREAKVYLASLAPPFFRALTNYASEGSYSWHCPGHSGGVAFLKSPVGRMFHQFFGENMLRADVCNAVEELGQLLDHTGPVLQSERNAARIFNADHLFFVTNGTSTSNKIVWHSTVAPGDVVLVDRNCHKSIIHSITMMGAIPIFLMPTRNHLGIIGPIPKEEFEWKNIQKKIDANPFIKDKNVVPRVMTLTQSTYDGIVYNVEMIKEMLDGKVDSLHFDEAWLPHAAFHPFYKDMHAIGSDRKRSKKSLMFATQSTHKLLAGLSQASQVLVQDAEDTKLDRACFNEAYLMHTSTSPQYAIIASCDVSAAVMESPGGTTLVEESIAEAMDFRRAMREVDDKFGADWWFKVWGPDHLAAEGIGERSDWILESSASWHDFGKLAKDFNMLDPIKATVVTPGLDIEGNFGSMGIPASIVTKYLAEHGVIVEKCGLYSFFIMFTIGITKGRWNTLVTELQQFKDHFDKNSPLWKVLPEFVAKHPRYERVGLKDICQQIHEFYKSRDVARMTTEMYTSDMVPAIMPSKAWAKMAHKQVDRVPLDRLEGRVTAMLVTPYPPGIPLLIPGERFDKRIVDYLYFARDFNEKFPGFETDIHGLVKADIAGRSEYYVDCVRQERDITL, encoded by the coding sequence ATGAAATTTCGATTTCCAATCATCATTATTGATGAAGACTTTCGCTCTGAAAATATTTCAGGGTCCGGAATTCGTGATCTAGCTGAGGCTATTGAAAACGAAGGCATGGAAGTCATTGGCTTAACTAGCTATGGCGATCTCACATCCTTTGCTCAGCAAGCATCCCGCGCATCTACTTTTATCGTTTCAATTGATGATGAAGAGTTTGATGCTGATGCTGAAGATCATGATCTGCCTGCGTTAAATAATTTACGCGCCTTCATTACCGAAGTACGTAAGCGCAATGAGGATATTCCTATTTTCTTGTATGGCGAGACTCGAACATCTCGACATATGCCAAACGATATTCTGCGTGAATTACACGGCTTCATTCACATGAATGAAGATACTCCTGAGTTTGTAGCGCGCCACATTATTCGCGAAGCCAAGGTGTATTTAGCTTCTTTAGCGCCACCATTTTTCCGTGCACTCACTAATTACGCTTCTGAAGGTTCTTACTCTTGGCATTGTCCTGGTCACTCTGGTGGCGTGGCTTTCTTAAAGAGTCCTGTTGGACGTATGTTTCACCAGTTCTTTGGTGAAAATATGCTTCGCGCAGACGTTTGTAATGCTGTGGAAGAGTTGGGTCAACTCTTGGACCATACTGGTCCAGTACTGCAGAGTGAGCGCAATGCTGCACGAATTTTTAATGCCGATCATTTGTTCTTTGTCACAAACGGTACTTCCACTTCAAACAAAATTGTTTGGCACTCGACGGTTGCGCCAGGTGATGTAGTGCTTGTGGATCGCAATTGCCATAAATCGATTATTCATTCCATCACCATGATGGGCGCGATTCCCATTTTCTTGATGCCGACCCGTAATCACTTGGGAATTATTGGCCCCATTCCGAAAGAAGAGTTTGAGTGGAAAAATATTCAGAAAAAGATTGATGCCAATCCATTCATAAAAGATAAAAACGTTGTACCGCGCGTCATGACTTTAACCCAAAGCACTTATGATGGTATTGTCTATAACGTGGAGATGATTAAAGAGATGCTGGACGGTAAAGTGGACTCTTTGCATTTTGATGAGGCGTGGTTGCCACACGCTGCATTCCATCCTTTTTATAAGGACATGCATGCAATTGGCTCAGATCGTAAACGCTCTAAAAAGAGTTTGATGTTTGCAACTCAGTCAACCCATAAATTGCTGGCAGGCTTATCACAAGCATCGCAAGTCTTGGTTCAAGATGCTGAAGATACAAAGTTAGATCGTGCTTGCTTCAATGAAGCTTATCTTATGCATACCTCAACGAGTCCTCAATACGCCATTATTGCCTCGTGCGATGTTTCAGCGGCTGTGATGGAGTCTCCTGGTGGCACTACCTTGGTCGAGGAGTCCATTGCTGAAGCAATGGACTTCCGCCGTGCCATGCGCGAAGTGGATGATAAATTTGGAGCTGACTGGTGGTTTAAGGTTTGGGGTCCCGATCACTTAGCTGCAGAGGGTATTGGTGAACGTTCCGATTGGATCTTAGAGTCATCAGCTTCTTGGCATGATTTTGGCAAGCTGGCTAAAGATTTCAACATGCTTGACCCCATTAAGGCAACCGTAGTGACACCAGGTTTGGATATTGAGGGCAATTTTGGTTCTATGGGTATTCCGGCCAGCATTGTCACCAAGTATCTTGCTGAGCATGGGGTTATCGTAGAGAAGTGCGGTTTGTATTCTTTCTTCATTATGTTCACGATTGGCATTACTAAAGGTCGCTGGAATACTTTGGTTACTGAGCTACAACAATTCAAAGACCACTTTGATAAGAATTCTCCATTGTGGAAAGTGCTTCCAGAGTTTGTGGCCAAGCATCCTAGATACGAGCGTGTAGGCCTTAAAGATATTTGTCAGCAAATTCACGAGTTTTATAAGAGCCGTGATGTGGCACGCATGACTACGGAGATGTATACCTCTGATATGGTTCCGGCCATAATGCCATCTAAGGCGTGGGCAAAGATGGCGCATAAGCAAGTGGATCGCGTACCTTTAGATCGACTAGAGGGACGCGTAACGGCAATGTTAGTAACGCCGTACCCTCCGGGCATCCCTTTATTGATCCCTGGGGAGCGATTCGATAAACGCATTGTTGACTATCTCTACTTTGCAAGAGATTTCAATGAAAAGTTTCCTGGATTCGAAACGGATATTCATGGCTTAGTAAAAGCAGATATCGCTGGCCGTAGTGAGTACTATGTTGATTGCGTGAGACAAGAGCGCGACATCACTTTATAG
- the dcd gene encoding dCTP deaminase, with the protein MTIKSDHWICRMGEQGMISPFEPGQIRQDAAGNKIVSYGTSSYGYDIRCADEFKIFTNINSTIVDPKNFDEQSFVDFKGDVCIIPPNSFALARTVEYFKIPRSVLTVCVGKSTYARCGIIVNVTPFEPEWEGYVTLEFSNTTPLPAKIYAGEGCAQVLFFESDEVCGTSYKDRGGKYQGQRGVTLPKT; encoded by the coding sequence ATGACTATTAAATCTGACCACTGGATCTGCCGTATGGGCGAGCAAGGCATGATCAGCCCATTTGAACCTGGGCAAATTCGCCAAGACGCTGCCGGTAACAAAATCGTAAGTTATGGCACTTCAAGCTATGGCTATGACATACGTTGCGCAGACGAATTCAAAATTTTTACCAATATCAATAGCACCATCGTTGACCCGAAAAATTTCGATGAGCAATCATTCGTCGATTTCAAAGGTGATGTTTGTATCATTCCACCGAACTCGTTCGCACTAGCAAGAACAGTGGAGTATTTCAAGATCCCGCGCAGTGTATTAACAGTTTGCGTTGGTAAGAGTACTTATGCGCGTTGCGGCATCATCGTGAACGTTACGCCATTTGAGCCAGAGTGGGAAGGTTATGTCACTCTAGAGTTCTCAAACACTACGCCATTGCCTGCCAAGATTTATGCAGGCGAAGGGTGTGCGCAAGTGCTATTTTTTGAGAGCGATGAAGTGTGTGGTACGTCGTATAAAGATCGCGGTGGTAAGTATCAAGGTCAGCGGGGTGTTACCCTGCCGAAGACCTAA
- a CDS encoding formate dehydrogenase accessory sulfurtransferase FdhD — translation MAVNPTIQMSCALAPLLVHEVEVMDELGRLKTTNIPGERPLTIYLDKREVVTLMTLGSAPKALVLGYLRNQRLVEPSDDIFESIQVDWETDSAAVKTRKSTVDIAVWTSKRVVTTGCVAKEQCLVA, via the coding sequence ATGGCAGTAAATCCGACCATACAGATGTCTTGTGCCTTAGCGCCTTTGTTGGTGCACGAGGTCGAGGTCATGGATGAGTTGGGGCGCCTTAAAACTACCAATATCCCTGGGGAACGCCCATTAACGATCTACTTGGACAAGCGCGAAGTGGTTACGCTGATGACCTTGGGAAGTGCGCCTAAGGCTTTAGTTCTCGGTTATCTCAGAAATCAGCGTCTAGTTGAGCCCTCTGATGATATTTTTGAGAGCATTCAAGTCGACTGGGAAACAGACTCTGCTGCCGTGAAAACGCGCAAGAGTACGGTCGATATTGCTGTCTGGACGAGTAAACGGGTGGTCACTACGGGTTGTGTGGCCAAGGAACAATGTTTGGTGGCTTGA
- the metG gene encoding methionine--tRNA ligase: MSSSQRRLLVTSALPYANGQIHIGHLVEYIQTDIWVRYQRMRGHEVHYVGADDTHGTPIMLRAENEGLTPKELIANVWKEHKRDFDNFLISFDNYYTTDSPENKKLSQDIYLKLRDAGLIEKRAIEQAYDPVKEMFLPDRLIKGECPKCGTKDQYGDNCEKCGATYSPTDLKNPFSVVSGATPIKKVSDHYFFKLSDPRCEEFLREWTQVKTPLQPEARNKMKEWVGQPGESKLGDWDISRDAPYFGFEIPDAPGKYFYVWLDAPIGYYASFLHYCQAKGLNFDEWVKPDTTTEQYHFIGKDILYFHTLFWPATLQFSGYRTPTNVFAHGFLTVDDEKMSKSRGTLISANSVIDCGFNPEWFRYYFATKLNNSMEDLDLNLQDFVARVNSDLLGKYINIASRSAGFLVKRFGGIVSDDAMRDPLLKEIAASSEKITSLYEAREFAKALRTVMELADKVNGFVDENKPWEIAKDSEREADLQWVCSITLEAFRMLSLYLKPVIPQVANGVEEFLSLPPLSWADVTSPLSSKTPIKPYKHLMTRVEAPQIEALLAANL; encoded by the coding sequence ATGAGTAGTTCCCAACGCCGCCTTCTAGTTACTTCGGCCTTACCTTATGCCAATGGCCAGATCCATATTGGTCATTTGGTGGAATACATCCAGACTGATATTTGGGTCCGGTATCAAAGAATGCGCGGTCATGAAGTGCACTACGTCGGCGCAGATGACACGCATGGCACCCCGATCATGTTGCGGGCTGAAAATGAAGGACTTACTCCAAAAGAGCTCATTGCAAATGTTTGGAAAGAACATAAACGTGACTTCGATAATTTTTTAATTTCTTTTGATAATTACTACACCACTGATAGTCCCGAGAATAAAAAACTTTCTCAGGATATCTATCTCAAACTACGCGATGCAGGCTTAATTGAAAAGCGTGCGATCGAACAAGCCTACGATCCTGTAAAAGAAATGTTTCTACCGGATCGCCTCATTAAAGGAGAGTGTCCTAAGTGTGGCACCAAAGATCAATATGGTGACAACTGCGAAAAATGTGGCGCAACTTATTCTCCAACCGATCTTAAAAATCCTTTTTCAGTAGTGAGTGGGGCCACTCCGATCAAAAAAGTTTCAGATCATTATTTCTTCAAGCTCTCTGATCCCCGGTGCGAAGAATTCTTACGCGAGTGGACTCAAGTGAAAACCCCACTACAACCTGAAGCTCGCAATAAGATGAAAGAGTGGGTTGGGCAACCCGGAGAAAGCAAGCTGGGTGACTGGGATATTTCCCGTGATGCCCCGTATTTCGGCTTTGAGATACCTGATGCGCCTGGGAAGTACTTCTATGTCTGGCTCGATGCCCCAATTGGCTACTACGCTAGCTTCCTTCATTACTGTCAAGCCAAAGGCCTCAATTTCGATGAGTGGGTCAAGCCTGACACCACTACTGAGCAATACCATTTTATCGGCAAAGATATTCTGTATTTTCATACTTTATTCTGGCCTGCAACACTTCAATTCTCCGGATATCGCACTCCAACCAATGTCTTTGCGCATGGCTTCTTAACTGTTGATGATGAGAAGATGAGCAAATCGCGCGGCACTCTGATCTCAGCTAACAGCGTGATTGATTGCGGCTTTAATCCAGAATGGTTCCGCTATTACTTTGCAACCAAACTCAATAACAGCATGGAGGATTTAGATTTAAATCTTCAAGATTTTGTAGCGCGCGTCAATAGCGACTTATTGGGCAAGTACATCAACATCGCCAGTCGCAGTGCAGGCTTTTTGGTTAAGCGATTTGGTGGCATTGTTTCGGACGATGCAATGCGTGACCCACTCCTTAAAGAAATTGCTGCTTCAAGCGAAAAAATCACTTCACTATATGAGGCTCGCGAATTTGCTAAAGCATTGCGCACAGTGATGGAGCTAGCGGATAAGGTCAATGGCTTTGTTGATGAAAATAAACCCTGGGAAATTGCCAAGGATTCAGAACGTGAAGCAGACTTACAATGGGTGTGCAGTATTACCCTGGAAGCTTTTAGGATGCTGAGTCTTTATCTGAAACCGGTCATTCCTCAGGTCGCTAATGGCGTAGAAGAATTCCTATCGCTACCTCCTTTGAGCTGGGCCGATGTCACTTCACCGCTTTCCAGTAAGACCCCAATTAAACCCTATAAACATCTCATGACTCGAGTAGAAGCCCCGCAAATTGAGGCTTTGCTGGCAGCAAACTTGTAA
- a CDS encoding DUF3460 family protein, whose product MARYQSEFTQFLTELKNEKPHLEAEQQAGRALLWDKEPLSVEDQCRAKAAKLKQRAYVYSND is encoded by the coding sequence ATGGCAAGATATCAATCTGAATTCACTCAGTTCTTAACTGAACTCAAAAATGAGAAACCCCATCTGGAGGCTGAACAGCAAGCCGGTCGAGCCCTCCTTTGGGATAAGGAACCATTGAGCGTTGAAGATCAATGCCGGGCAAAAGCCGCAAAACTCAAGCAACGCGCCTACGTCTATTCGAATGACTAA
- a CDS encoding segregation and condensation protein A: protein MTNPGNILGAEPSGQPLSDLLDSTPSVTDGMSAAFAKLYGEPLFKLPTDLYIPPDALEVFLEAFEGPLDLLLYLIRKQNFNVLDIPMAQVTQQYLSYIDQIRHHNLELAAEYLLMAAMLIKIKSRMLLPMKKADSEEEVEDPRAELVRRLREYERMKLAAQELDQIPQQGRDFQVAHGYVDTTIAISWPDVSVEDLQPAWRDVLHRAKLTQHHTITREELSVREFMTRILRRLQSTKFVEFGELFEDAIKSGKGIPVVIVNFIAMLELSREALIEITQAEPYAPIYVRLAYTPIA from the coding sequence ATGACTAATCCAGGCAATATCTTGGGAGCTGAGCCGAGCGGCCAGCCGCTCTCGGATTTGCTAGATAGCACTCCATCGGTTACCGATGGCATGTCAGCTGCATTCGCTAAGCTCTATGGCGAACCGCTTTTTAAGCTCCCTACCGATTTATATATTCCACCAGATGCACTAGAGGTATTTCTAGAGGCATTTGAAGGTCCTCTAGACCTGTTGTTATATTTGATCCGCAAACAAAACTTCAATGTTTTAGACATTCCGATGGCACAAGTGACTCAACAATACTTGAGCTATATCGATCAAATTCGTCATCACAATCTTGAGCTTGCTGCAGAGTATTTGCTGATGGCAGCCATGTTGATTAAAATTAAATCGCGCATGCTCCTGCCAATGAAGAAGGCAGATAGCGAAGAGGAAGTAGAAGATCCTCGTGCGGAGTTGGTACGTCGTCTTCGGGAATATGAGCGTATGAAGCTCGCTGCCCAAGAACTCGATCAAATTCCACAACAAGGACGCGATTTCCAGGTGGCACATGGTTACGTAGACACTACCATCGCCATTTCTTGGCCAGATGTCAGTGTCGAGGACCTGCAGCCAGCATGGCGCGATGTTCTCCACCGCGCTAAACTGACTCAGCATCACACTATCACCCGCGAAGAATTATCAGTGCGAGAGTTTATGACGCGCATCTTGCGTCGCTTGCAAAGCACTAAGTTTGTTGAATTCGGCGAGTTATTTGAAGATGCTATTAAGTCTGGCAAAGGAATTCCGGTAGTGATTGTGAACTTTATCGCCATGCTTGAACTCTCACGTGAAGCTTTGATTGAGATCACACAAGCAGAACCTTATGCACCTATTTACGTTCGCCTCGCCTACACGCCTATTGCATGA
- a CDS encoding malonyl-CoA decarboxylase domain-containing protein, whose amino-acid sequence MVLLPEIPTVITPLVDKKAETVDRPSQYKVAVFCSISNCKSGLRGVSMGNFLIKRESLSSCMQNSLISRPS is encoded by the coding sequence GTGGTTTTGCTGCCTGAGATCCCAACGGTCATTACGCCCCTAGTCGACAAAAAAGCGGAGACGGTTGATCGGCCATCACAATATAAAGTTGCCGTGTTCTGCTCAATTAGCAACTGCAAATCCGGTCTTCGTGGTGTCTCGATGGGTAATTTTCTTATCAAGCGAGAGTCGCTGAGCAGTTGCATGCAGAATTCCCTAATTTCAAGACCTTCGTGA
- a CDS encoding LysR substrate-binding domain-containing protein, whose protein sequence is MDLSDYKGEKFLTLQDGFATTSGFYEAFQLAGFKPNVVMKVGDIFSLMKMVSGELGRSLLPGRVKALMGNVIEFTPLLPKYQVIQRIGLLHLKANEFTPNILALAAEARMLRRNNL, encoded by the coding sequence ATTGATTTATCTGACTATAAGGGAGAGAAATTCTTAACTCTTCAAGATGGATTTGCGACTACCTCGGGTTTTTATGAGGCCTTTCAGTTGGCTGGCTTCAAACCAAATGTGGTGATGAAAGTTGGAGATATCTTTTCTTTGATGAAAATGGTGTCTGGCGAACTGGGGCGCTCATTGTTGCCTGGCAGAGTCAAGGCATTGATGGGGAATGTTATTGAATTTACCCCCTTATTACCTAAGTATCAGGTGATCCAGCGCATCGGGCTCTTGCACCTTAAAGCTAACGAATTTACTCCCAATATTTTGGCCTTAGCGGCTGAAGCCCGTATGTTGCGTCGCAATAACCTCTGA
- the lgt gene encoding prolipoprotein diacylglyceryl transferase encodes MLIHPQFDPAASRIGSFAIHWYGLMYLMAFVQFLLLGRLRIRTPRYQALGWTYKDLEDLLFAGVLGVVIGGRLGYTLFYMPDFYLSHPLSIFKIWEGGMSFHGGLLGVLVALYWFAKKCKTTFFVVSDLVAPLVPFGLAFGRLGNFISGELWGRPTDLPWAMVFPLVDSVPRHPSQIYQLLGEGVLLGIAIWIYAGKPRRVGQVSGFFLLGYGICRFLAEYAREPDAFLGLLGLGLSMGQWLCVPMIVFGIYLMTSYQSKRQ; translated from the coding sequence ATGTTGATTCATCCCCAGTTTGACCCTGCCGCGAGTCGCATTGGATCCTTTGCAATTCATTGGTATGGATTGATGTATCTCATGGCCTTCGTGCAATTTTTGCTTTTGGGTCGACTGCGTATTCGGACTCCGCGTTATCAAGCATTAGGCTGGACATACAAAGATCTTGAAGACCTGCTCTTTGCCGGCGTATTAGGGGTGGTGATTGGTGGTCGTTTAGGCTACACCTTGTTTTATATGCCCGACTTTTACTTATCTCATCCCCTCAGTATTTTTAAAATTTGGGAAGGTGGCATGTCTTTTCATGGCGGCTTGCTAGGGGTTCTGGTAGCGCTTTATTGGTTTGCCAAAAAATGCAAAACAACATTTTTTGTCGTGAGTGATTTAGTTGCACCACTGGTTCCCTTTGGTTTGGCGTTTGGCCGACTAGGGAATTTTATTAGTGGCGAGTTGTGGGGTAGGCCTACCGATCTTCCTTGGGCAATGGTATTTCCGCTCGTAGATTCAGTACCACGTCATCCCTCACAGATTTACCAATTGCTAGGTGAGGGTGTATTGCTCGGGATTGCTATCTGGATTTATGCTGGTAAGCCAAGACGAGTGGGTCAAGTATCCGGATTCTTCTTGCTGGGCTACGGTATTTGCCGCTTCCTTGCTGAGTATGCGCGTGAACCAGATGCTTTTTTGGGTCTTCTCGGCCTCGGTCTCTCGATGGGGCAATGGTTATGTGTACCCATGATTGTGTTTGGTATCTACCTGATGACGTCTTATCAATCGAAGCGCCAATAA
- a CDS encoding DNA polymerase III subunit chi produces the protein MARIDFHSNVSDKLEYVCRLTRKIWSTSPEGEPVRNIVMVGEKADLQKLNELLWSFSATDFFPHCFIEDEAAAETPIILTDDFASSAFDHIPHADILIHIGMRMPADVSALLARFPRIVEVVTINEAERLAGRDRYKAYRELGHELHNFDQSKR, from the coding sequence ATGGCTCGCATTGATTTTCATAGCAATGTCAGCGACAAGCTGGAGTATGTGTGCCGTCTCACTCGCAAGATATGGAGTACTTCGCCTGAAGGTGAACCAGTGCGTAACATTGTGATGGTGGGCGAGAAGGCTGATCTACAAAAGTTAAACGAGTTACTTTGGTCATTTAGTGCTACGGACTTCTTCCCACATTGTTTTATAGAAGATGAGGCTGCTGCAGAGACGCCAATTATTTTGACTGATGACTTTGCTTCATCAGCCTTCGATCATATCCCGCACGCAGATATCTTGATCCATATAGGAATGCGTATGCCAGCAGATGTCTCTGCACTATTGGCACGCTTTCCCAGAATTGTTGAGGTAGTTACTATCAATGAGGCTGAGCGTCTAGCCGGGCGAGATCGCTATAAAGCCTATCGTGAACTGGGTCATGAGTTGCATAATTTTGACCAATCAAAACGTTAG
- a CDS encoding leucyl aminopeptidase: protein MQFNTKIFPQADLQSAKLQKSSLKLLLSHSTNCLVLGYSQADFDGFSGAKGAKTKVGFLSELDQFLDGSVNHANVVGDLDSKQASICMLRAEKAWAVNGVKAKRVLLVCLGDIHLASERTLTIFSKVARAALKALSGGSIENALWFTPSFALSHNADFIAEEVRLIVQYAGDQAYCFGVRQPTMKFKAKDKADKFKNLVFAGNNACAKELKAAVEQGVAMVEGMHLAKDLGNLPPNICTPTYLGKIAQGLSKKTGLQVEVLGLKQIEALGMGAFLSVAKGSETPPQFIVMRHQGGKTGEAPIVLVGKGITFDAGGISLKPGEAMDEMKYDMCGAASVIGTMYSVSLMKLKKNVIGVVPTCENMPSGRASRPGDIVKSMSGQTIEILNTDAEGRLILCDALTYVERFKPAAVIDVATLTGACIIALGHVHSGLFSDDEGLVNELTKAGHASLDTVWRLPLDAAYHEQLKSNFADVANIGGRPAGSVTAACFLSRFTEQYKWAHLDIAGTAWKNGAAKGSTGRPVPLLVNFLLERK from the coding sequence ATTCAATTTAATACTAAGATTTTCCCTCAAGCCGACCTGCAAAGTGCAAAACTCCAGAAATCTAGCCTTAAATTATTACTGAGTCATAGCACCAATTGTTTAGTTCTTGGCTATTCTCAAGCGGATTTTGATGGTTTCTCTGGCGCTAAGGGCGCCAAAACTAAGGTGGGATTTTTGTCAGAGTTAGACCAATTTCTCGATGGCTCAGTTAATCATGCCAATGTCGTTGGTGATTTGGATTCCAAGCAGGCTTCGATATGTATGTTGCGAGCAGAAAAAGCTTGGGCCGTAAACGGGGTTAAAGCTAAACGCGTCTTGTTAGTTTGTTTGGGTGATATACATCTTGCGAGTGAGCGGACTTTGACTATTTTTTCAAAAGTAGCTCGCGCTGCGTTAAAAGCGCTTAGTGGCGGATCGATTGAAAATGCACTTTGGTTTACCCCCAGTTTTGCGCTATCCCACAATGCGGACTTCATTGCTGAAGAGGTGCGTTTAATAGTTCAATATGCAGGCGATCAAGCTTATTGTTTTGGCGTACGTCAGCCAACAATGAAATTTAAAGCCAAAGACAAAGCGGATAAATTTAAAAATTTAGTGTTTGCTGGTAACAACGCCTGTGCCAAAGAGCTGAAAGCTGCTGTGGAGCAGGGTGTGGCGATGGTTGAGGGGATGCACCTGGCAAAAGATTTGGGTAATTTGCCACCGAATATTTGCACGCCAACTTATTTGGGTAAGATTGCACAGGGTCTCAGTAAAAAAACTGGCCTTCAGGTTGAAGTTCTTGGGCTCAAGCAGATTGAGGCCTTGGGTATGGGTGCTTTCTTATCGGTTGCTAAGGGTTCAGAAACTCCGCCGCAATTTATTGTCATGCGCCATCAAGGCGGTAAAACGGGTGAGGCGCCAATTGTTTTGGTTGGCAAAGGGATTACTTTTGATGCAGGTGGCATCTCTCTAAAGCCTGGAGAAGCCATGGACGAAATGAAGTACGACATGTGTGGTGCCGCTTCTGTGATTGGCACAATGTATTCCGTTTCTCTCATGAAACTTAAAAAGAATGTCATTGGTGTCGTGCCTACTTGTGAAAACATGCCATCTGGCCGTGCAAGTCGTCCTGGCGATATCGTCAAGAGCATGTCTGGGCAAACCATTGAGATTTTGAATACGGATGCAGAAGGCCGCTTAATTTTGTGTGATGCACTGACTTATGTTGAACGCTTTAAGCCTGCTGCTGTGATTGACGTCGCCACTTTAACAGGTGCTTGCATCATTGCTCTAGGCCATGTTCACAGCGGATTGTTTTCTGATGATGAGGGTTTAGTTAATGAGCTCACGAAGGCGGGTCATGCCTCTTTGGATACGGTATGGCGTCTACCTTTAGATGCCGCCTATCACGAGCAACTGAAATCGAATTTTGCTGATGTGGCTAATATCGGTGGACGCCCAGCAGGTAGTGTCACTGCAGCGTGTTTCTTGTCGCGCTTTACAGAGCAATATAAATGGGCTCACTTAGATATCGCGGGAACTGCTTGGAAGAATGGTGCTGCTAAAGGCTCAACTGGCAGACCCGTACCCTTGCTGGTGAACTTCTTGCTTGAACGCAAGTAA
- the lptF gene encoding LPS export ABC transporter permease LptF, translated as MIFKQALRRELSFTTGGVFLVLVTIMVTTLVIRILGYAANGSVNPEDALVLIALATLGYLAVLLTVSLFVATLIVLVRWYKDSEMIVWFASGLSVTNLIRPILQFATPLILIIALLALFVWPWANRESTLISQRFQQRDDLSMVSAGQFQESAKAERVFFIEELDVDKSEVKNIFVADSKNGRLSIAVSSTGYIENAAGGEKSIVLHNGRRYEGYPTEPDFRILEFNEYSTKIRSKDALAPAPRDREKTVNELLDDPNPAAINPNRAELLWRIGLPLMALGLVLIAIPLAYVNPRLGNYTAMFYAVLIYLIYSNLLNLTQNFVSQGKISVFVAIWPIHLLALLIATILIRNRINSSLKWWRRQLPAAMTRK; from the coding sequence ATGATTTTTAAACAGGCCCTTCGCCGTGAACTCAGCTTTACAACTGGCGGGGTCTTTTTGGTCTTAGTCACCATCATGGTGACCACTTTAGTGATCCGTATTTTGGGCTATGCCGCTAATGGCTCAGTCAACCCAGAAGATGCGCTCGTTTTAATTGCTCTAGCCACTCTAGGTTATCTCGCAGTACTTTTAACAGTATCTTTGTTTGTCGCAACCCTCATTGTTTTAGTACGCTGGTATAAAGATTCAGAAATGATTGTGTGGTTTGCGAGTGGCTTGAGTGTTACCAATCTCATTCGCCCAATTCTACAATTTGCCACACCCCTCATCCTCATCATTGCTTTGCTCGCACTATTTGTGTGGCCTTGGGCAAATCGAGAATCCACACTTATTAGTCAGCGCTTTCAGCAAAGGGATGACCTTTCCATGGTGAGTGCTGGACAATTTCAAGAGTCTGCAAAAGCCGAGCGGGTCTTTTTTATTGAAGAACTTGACGTTGATAAAAGCGAAGTAAAAAATATCTTCGTGGCCGACTCTAAAAATGGTCGTCTGAGCATTGCCGTTTCATCCACCGGCTACATCGAAAACGCAGCAGGCGGCGAGAAATCGATTGTGCTCCATAACGGTAGACGCTACGAGGGATATCCTACAGAGCCTGATTTTAGGATTCTCGAATTTAACGAGTACAGCACCAAGATTCGCAGTAAAGATGCTTTAGCGCCGGCGCCACGTGACCGCGAAAAAACAGTCAATGAATTATTGGATGACCCTAATCCTGCGGCCATTAATCCCAACCGTGCCGAACTACTCTGGCGAATTGGATTGCCATTGATGGCCTTGGGCTTAGTGCTCATTGCCATCCCGCTAGCATATGTCAATCCTCGCCTTGGTAATTACACCGCCATGTTTTATGCGGTACTGATTTATCTCATCTACAGCAACCTTCTGAATCTCACCCAGAATTTTGTCTCTCAAGGCAAGATTAGTGTGTTTGTGGCGATCTGGCCAATTCATTTACTTGCGCTCTTGATTGCAACCATCTTGATTCGCAACCGTATTAATTCTTCCTTGAAGTGGTGGCGCCGTCAACTGCCTGCCGCAATGACCCGTAAATGA